Below is a genomic region from Neisseria arctica.
GTGGATCTAATAGTAAGAAAATGCTGTATGAAAAGTTACAGGCTGCTTTCAATCTGTAAAGGCAGCCCGAAAATCAGCGGCAAAAGTAACGATTAGAAATTGTCAAAACTAACAATGCAAAAAGTTGGGTCTTGACCCAACCTACGCTTACTACTTGCTAAAAAAAGAAAAAAATCCCTGTTTCCCTTTCTATTGCTATAGAAACTAAATCAAATATCTGCTTATAGATTTCTTCAGGGCTTTCCTGTATCCAATCTCTCAAAAAGTTTCTAAGGATAATTAATTTTTTAATATCAGTAATTTCTTCATTTTCGAAATCATCTATATTAATATCAAGTATATAGTTGATTTTTTCAAAAAAATCAGATGAAAATAGTTTATTAATTTGTTCCTGGTTAAGTGTTATTTCAATTAACTCATCTTGACTAGCTTCATTATACATTAACCTCTGTAAAGCTAATATATTAATAGGAACTGTGATGTACTTCATGATTTTATCCTAGTTCTTAATCTTAAAATGGGTTACTTCATTATATTCAGCAGTAGTTCTTCCAGCCTGTTTTCCCGTTGATATAATTTTATTATTTGGTACAGTTCCATTTAAATCAAGATAATTTCTTTTTCCAGATATTTTAGTATCTAAAATTCTAAAATATCCTCCCGCAATGTCCTGAACAATCTGTATCCCATTCTTTCCTTCATATATAGCTTTACCTTTAGGGGTAAAATATATTTTAGGATTGCTACCAACAAATTTTCTAATAGTTTCGTCTAAATCAGCTTCCTTCCAGTTTTGGCTGTATACTTGGGCACGTTTAGCACCCAAAGTTACCTTTTGTGGCACGGCAGCCATTTCTCCATCTACAGGAGAAGGTTTAGCTATTTGATTACCTCTTTGTAAGGTCGTTAATGTTTTAGATGAAGTTGCTTTAATTGCTGCCCCCGAAATGGCGGCTCCCACTACCGGACTAAGCTTCACCCCCGTATCCAGTAGTTTTGCACCGTCCGTTAACTGGTCTTCGTGGTAAGTTAAGTCAGGAAGGTTGGAATCCAACGCCAAGCCCCATGCCGAAAGGTCGGTTCTGCCTGATTCGGTTAGTGAGAACAGTAATCCGTTATTTATGATGGTCGCTGCCGCCTGATTGGTATTTCTCAAGTCGGCAATTGCGTTCAGATGGCATTCATTCCCTTTGCTGCGACAAAGTTCTCTCAATGCTTGGGATTGCTTTTCACCTTTTTTGCGGTATTTTTCAATTATCCTTTCTTTTTCTTCGTCTGTCTTGGCACGTTTAAGCTCGGCACGTAAATCGTTGACATCTTTTAAACTTAGATAGTTATTCTCGACTGCATTCTGCCCAATCACCCCGCCAATCTGCGCACCCAAGGCAGAGCCGCCGTCTCCGGTTGCGCCAACGATAGACGCAATTACACCGGTAGTCGATTTAATTTCATCTTTGATATGCTCGGGTAACAGGTTGGCGTTGAATTCTCCCGTTACCGGATCGCGGGCGGTTTGTCCGTCGTCATACTGTTGCGCCAAATATTGTGCGGCTTTTTCGGCGGCTACGGCTGCACTGCCGCCCGATGCGGGGCTGCTGCCGTTAATGTAGGCCAAGGTCGCGCCCAATGCGAAGTGTCCCAGTATTTGAGCAGCTTCGTTTTTGTTTTCACCGTGGCCGAACTGCTGTCCGATAGCGGCTGCTGCATAAGGGGCGAGAGTGTTGGCGGCTGCCTGCAGGTCGCTTTGTCCGCCCAATACGCCGGTAATGAGGGTGGTTGCGGCATTTAGGGCGCGGCTGTTGCTGCCGCCTACGCCCCAATCGCGGGCTTTTGCATAGGCCGTCTGAAAGCTTTAGATTGCTTTATATTACAAGTATACCGTCTGAAAAAGATAAGATTTTTTCAGACGGTATCAAACTTATATATTTAAAATTTCATATTATTTTTTCTTCTGTTTATATATGAATTTATAAGTTTAGTTATTATGTTTAATAGTATTAAAAATATAATGCTTGAGATAATTGAGGCTATAAGATAAATTTCTTTTGTTTTGAAAATAGGTATGTGTATGGGCCTGTATTGATTGTCTGAGAATCCAATAAATAATCCATATCCATAACAAAATAATAATAAAAAAGTTGAAACAAGATTAACTATTTTGTTTTTTATAAAATATCTTAATGTGGCAATAATAAGTAGTGCTAGGAAAAAATAAAGATATGCTATAAATGCAGCACCAAAAGATCCTGTAATATAGTCTATTATTGTTTCAAATATATTTCCTTCTTTATAATTAATGCTTAATAATAAGTATGCAAAAAAAATATATGAAATAATAAAAAATGTTAATGAGGTACAAAAAAAGTGAAAAATAAAAGAAGGTTTTTTCATGATTTACATCCTTGCTTTTCTGTATAGCCTAGGAGATTACATCCATATTGTATTCTTGACTTGTAGTCTAAAATATTTACTCCGCTTACTATTTCAGATACTTTCCGAAATAGCTGTTTATTAGCAAGATATTTATCATGAATCGGTTGTAATACTCTTTGTTCATCTTTAAGTTGCTTAATATCCCATTGTATTGGGTTGGGTCTATTGTTATATAAATATTTAAAATTATTAAAACCTTGTGTTATTAATGTATCTCCAGCTTCTTTACGCCAACTATAGATATCAGGATTAGAAAGGATTTTACCAGCACCAAATGTTATATAGGAGCCGCAACCATCTGCTCCGAGGCCTGTTATACAATTACGAGAAACTTTTTCTGCACCTTCAAACCATTTTGCCCCCACTCCTAAGTTTTTCTCATATTGGTTACTTGCTGCAAAAAAGTCTGCTCGGTTATCAATGGTATTCATATAATGAACCAATCTATCTTTTGCTTTTTCCGTATTGTAAATGTAATTAAATGTTTTATTAGATGTTCTTGAAACATCTTGTCTCATGACGTTCCATGCTTCTTGCATAGAAATATACTTTATTTGATTTGAAATTCCTGTTCTACATGCATCACTATACGGATTTGTAGAACATAATCTTTGTACTTCCTGATCTAGTAATTCACTAATTTTTTCAGCTTCTTGAGTTGATAATTCACCACGTTTCATTCTTTGGAAATGTATTGGGGTGAGATAATTATTTTCTACAGCATTTTTGCCAACGGCGGCATTGATTTGGGCGCTTAATGCCGAATCACCGCCAATGCTGCCTACAAATGCGCCTACCGCACTGCTGAGACTGCGGATGTTTTCTTTCTGATCTTCGGTGAGGTTGTTCGGATTATCCGCTGCTTCTTGACCGTATAGTCCTGCCGTAATCACTTTGGCTGCGGCCTCCGCACCGGTGCCGGCTATTGCGCCGGTACCGAAGCTGCCGCCGTTGGCATAGGCCAGTAAACCGCCGATGACGGCATGGCTGAGAAGCTGTGCCGCTTCATTCGGATGACTGCCGCTTTGCCCGAAAGTTTTACCGACCGTTTCGGCGGCATAGGGTGTTGGCGGCTGCTATAGCGCTGTTGATGCCTAATTCCTGTGTAGTGGTTGCTTTACCGCCAATATTCAGACGGCCTTCGCTTAGGAGCGTAGTTGCTTGAATAGTAAGAAAATACTGTCTGGAAAGCTGGAATTTTTTCAGACGGCAGTGTCATTTACCAAAACAGAAAAATAATTAAATTGAGTTGGCAAAAGAGGTTATTCTACAGTTCGTTAAATTTCATTAAAGAAATCAGGATTTTCAAACAATTTGTAAATAAAATTTTCTATTGAATCTGCTAATGGGTTCTCCATATCCCATATCCAATATACAGGTTGTTTAGGTTTGTCTACATCTCGTATATCAAAACAAACAAAATATTCGCTAAATCTTTCGAAAAATGGTACTTGATATGGCTCGAGAACGAAATCTGGAGATATTTGTTCTGACTCTCCTTTTAGTATATCTGCAATTGATAGGGGATCCATTAGTCTATTTACTTCCTCTGTTACTTTACTTTTATCAGCACTAGTTTTAAAGAAACCATATCCTATTTCTTGCCAAAAATAGAGCAAATCAGATGGAATATGAATATATTTTTCCAGCTCTGCAAAGTCGTCATCTGGCAGCTTGAAAAATAAATTTTTTTCTACAGGCGATGTATATTCACTTGGGTCATCCATAATAACGGAAGCATTCTTTATTGAATCAAACATATTATTTATCCTAATCTTTTTGAAGACTTCTTAGTGGGCCACCTGAGCGGTGAATACCGCCTTGATGTTGGTCAGGGTA
It encodes:
- a CDS encoding VENN motif pre-toxin domain-containing protein, whose amino-acid sequence is MGATLAYINGSSPASGGSAAVAAEKAAQYLAQQYDDGQTARDPVTGEFNANLLPEHIKDEIKSTTGVIASIVGATGDGGSALGAQIGGVIGQNAVENNYLSLKDVNDLRAELKRAKTDEEKERIIEKYRKKGEKQSQALRELCRSKGNECHLNAIADLRNTNQAAATIINNGLLFSLTESGRTDLSAWGLALDSNLPDLTYHEDQLTDGAKLLDTGVKLSPVVGAAISGAAIKATSSKTLTTLQRGNQIAKPSPVDGEMAAVPQKVTLGAKRAQVYSQNWKEADLDETIRKFVGSNPKIYFTPKGKAIYEGKNGIQIVQDIAGGYFRILDTKISGKRNYLDLNGTVPNNKIISTGKQAGRTTAEYNEVTHFKIKN
- a CDS encoding VENN motif pre-toxin domain-containing protein, which encodes MITAGLYGQEAADNPNNLTEDQKENIRSLSSAVGAFVGSIGGDSALSAQINAAVGKNAVENNYLTPIHFQRMKRGELSTQEAEKISELLDQEVQRLCSTNPYSDACRTGISNQIKYISMQEAWNVMRQDVSRTSNKTFNYIYNTEKAKDRLVHYMNTIDNRADFFAASNQYEKNLGVGAKWFEGAEKVSRNCITGLGADGCGSYITFGAGKILSNPDIYSWRKEAGDTLITQGFNNFKYLYNNRPNPIQWDIKQLKDEQRVLQPIHDKYLANKQLFRKVSEIVSGVNILDYKSRIQYGCNLLGYTEKQGCKS
- a CDS encoding SMI1/KNR4 family protein, which gives rise to MFDSIKNASVIMDDPSEYTSPVEKNLFFKLPDDDFAELEKYIHIPSDLLYFWQEIGYGFFKTSADKSKVTEEVNRLMDPLSIADILKGESEQISPDFVLEPYQVPFFERFSEYFVCFDIRDVDKPKQPVYWIWDMENPLADSIENFIYKLFENPDFFNEI